From Carassius gibelio isolate Cgi1373 ecotype wild population from Czech Republic chromosome B21, carGib1.2-hapl.c, whole genome shotgun sequence, the proteins below share one genomic window:
- the LOC127986002 gene encoding C-type lectin domain family 10 member A-like, with the protein MSKEKKNWTESRRYCRERGADLIIINNKEEQDFIHNMSGNGIFYIGLTDREVEGTWKWVDNTTHVLTSGFWAQGEPNGNQQYDEDCVVTVAVPPPGWGNLVGWLDDACNKPYQWICEKRISQFILP; encoded by the exons ATGTCcaaagagaagaagaactggactgagagcagaagatactgtagagagagaggagcagatctgatcatcattaacaacaaagaGGAACAA GATTTCATTCACAACATGTCTGGTAATGGTATATTTTATATTGGCCTGACTGACAGAGAAGTGGAGGGCACATGGAAATGGGTTGATAACACCACACATGTTCTCACCTCTGG CTTCTGGGCGCAAGGAGAGCCAAATGGAAACCAACAATATGATGAGGACTGTGTTGTGACTGTAGCTGTGCCTCCACCAGGGTGGGGTAATTTAGTAGGGTGGCTTGATGATGCATGTAATAAACCTTATCAATGGATCTGTGAGAAGAGAATTTCACAGTTCATTCTGCCATAG